A window of the Ammoniphilus oxalaticus genome harbors these coding sequences:
- the dprA gene encoding DNA-processing protein DprA, with protein MQPLRPKDWFVALRQMPGIGYQTLLYLLPHILELPPDVVSLRSVLPAIPTISPHRMRTILTLEAPQVYQVKQSLSERQIDTITIFDEDYPPLLREIDDPPLILYAKGSRQALSGPTLAIVGARRPSNYGRQVAFHLGSDLANIGFTIVSGLARGIDAEAHKGALHRGGKTIAVLGCGVDVIYPSQNKALYHAITKNGLILSEYLPDRQPHPRLFPLRNRMISGLSLGITVVEAALSSGSLNTAKHASEQNRDVFAVPGPISSPVSQGANNLIRDGAIPLTKVDDVLLQYEHLALPLGAQEISVDEQLTRNEKKILEMIENTQATVDQIVRCTSLGVQEVTQSLLNLQLQGKIRQLPGCMYGKVR; from the coding sequence TTGCAACCTCTGCGTCCGAAAGATTGGTTTGTCGCCCTTCGACAAATGCCAGGCATCGGCTATCAAACACTACTCTATTTATTGCCTCACATCCTTGAGTTGCCCCCAGATGTTGTCTCTCTTCGCTCTGTTTTACCCGCGATTCCAACGATCTCTCCCCATAGAATGCGGACAATCCTCACACTAGAAGCGCCTCAAGTCTATCAAGTGAAACAATCGCTCTCCGAACGACAAATCGACACGATCACGATTTTTGACGAAGATTATCCGCCATTGTTGCGCGAGATCGATGATCCTCCGCTCATTTTGTACGCGAAAGGCTCGCGCCAAGCACTTAGCGGACCGACGCTAGCTATTGTTGGAGCCCGCAGACCGAGTAATTACGGAAGACAAGTCGCTTTTCACCTCGGCTCTGATTTGGCGAACATCGGGTTTACGATCGTCTCTGGCTTGGCCAGAGGAATCGATGCGGAAGCTCATAAAGGCGCGTTGCATCGCGGCGGGAAAACAATCGCGGTGCTCGGTTGCGGAGTTGATGTCATCTATCCTTCACAAAATAAAGCATTGTATCATGCTATAACTAAGAATGGTTTAATCCTCTCCGAGTATCTTCCAGATCGTCAACCTCATCCTAGATTATTTCCATTGCGCAATCGAATGATCAGCGGGCTTTCGCTCGGAATCACCGTTGTCGAAGCGGCGCTAAGCAGCGGTTCATTAAACACGGCTAAACACGCCTCTGAACAAAACAGAGATGTGTTTGCGGTGCCAGGACCGATTTCATCACCAGTTAGCCAAGGAGCCAATAACCTGATAAGAGATGGGGCCATTCCATTAACAAAAGTAGACGATGTGTTACTGCAATACGAACACCTTGCTTTGCCGCTAGGCGCGCAAGAAATCTCCGTTGACGAACAACTGACTCGCAATGAAAAGAAGATTTTGGAGATGATAGAGAATACACAGGCAACCGTTGATCAAATCGTCCGCTGCACCTCATTAGGCGTTCAAGAAGTTACGCAAAGCTTGTTGAATCTGCAGTTGCAAGGAAAGATCCGTCAACTGCCAGGTTGTATGTATGGGAAGGTCCGATAG
- the hslV gene encoding ATP-dependent protease subunit HslV, whose protein sequence is MTFRATTIFAIQHNGRAAMAGDGQVTFGESVVMKQKAKKVRRLYRGEVVAGFAGSVADAVTLFEKFEAKLEEFHGNLPRAAVELAKEWRSDRVLRRLEALMIVMNKQDLLLISGNGEIIEPDDGILAIGSGGNFALAAGRALKQHVGDQMTAKQIAEAALNVAADICVYTNHNLVLEELE, encoded by the coding sequence ATGACTTTTCGCGCAACTACCATTTTTGCGATTCAGCACAACGGTCGAGCGGCAATGGCTGGGGACGGTCAAGTTACGTTTGGCGAGAGTGTCGTTATGAAGCAAAAAGCTAAAAAGGTAAGAAGATTATATCGAGGGGAAGTAGTTGCGGGCTTTGCCGGATCTGTTGCAGATGCCGTGACGTTGTTTGAGAAGTTTGAAGCAAAGTTAGAAGAGTTTCATGGCAACCTTCCGCGCGCGGCCGTTGAATTGGCGAAGGAATGGCGATCTGATCGCGTTTTGCGCAGGTTGGAAGCGTTAATGATCGTAATGAATAAACAGGACCTCCTTTTAATTTCAGGAAACGGTGAAATTATTGAACCTGACGACGGGATTTTGGCGATCGGTTCAGGAGGGAATTTTGCTTTAGCGGCAGGTCGAGCCTTAAAACAACATGTTGGAGATCAAATGACTGCCAAGCAAATTGCGGAAGCGGCTCTTAACGTCGCCGCTGATATTTGTGTGTATACGAATCATAACCTCGTTCTTGAAGAACTTGAATAG
- a CDS encoding YraN family protein: MESLSSYELGQWGEEVATRFLEQRGYEIIQRNARLLRREVDIIAKQSGTIVFVEVKTRASLRYGSGLEAVDRRKQNRLIQAAKAYLGQGDTIRFDVISILMDPASKQARQIRHIRNAFTC, encoded by the coding sequence ATGGAAAGTTTGTCGAGCTATGAATTAGGGCAGTGGGGTGAAGAAGTCGCTACCCGATTTTTAGAACAAAGAGGTTATGAAATTATACAACGGAATGCCCGCTTACTGCGTCGCGAGGTCGATATTATTGCGAAACAATCGGGGACGATCGTATTTGTGGAAGTGAAGACGCGCGCAAGCCTACGTTACGGTAGTGGTTTAGAAGCGGTTGATCGACGTAAACAAAATCGATTGATCCAAGCGGCTAAAGCTTATCTTGGGCAAGGAGATACAATTCGCTTTGATGTAATTTCCATTTTGATGGATCCTGCGAGTAAACAGGCTCGTCAGATTCGCCATATTCGAAACGCTTTTACTTGTTAA
- a CDS encoding YifB family Mg chelatase-like AAA ATPase gives MFFQTYSAGVSGIEGFMVEVQADLSKGLPQYSLVGLPDSAVRESKERVRAAIKNSGFSFPLGRITINLAPANLRKQGPSFDLAVAVSILIVSGQWPNTLLKKTMLIGELSLDGQLKPTQGVLPMALSAKEQGFKRVVVPPENAFEASLSGLAVYPLSHLKKFPLVFRHKSFQTSHSFQPIDYPYLFEHITGHYQAKRSLEVAAAGAHNALLIGPPGTGKTMLATALPSILPPLSDDEWINVIKIYSAAGKEINYDTPARPFRAPHHFITPAGMIGGGQYIRPGELTLAHHGVLFLDEFCEFSRRTLDLLRQPLEERRIELHRHRSNITLPASFILIASMNPCPCGYFGFEDELHPCHCTPAMVARYQRKISGPLLDRFDIQLEVARLEPKEFLDTTPQITESSQTIQQRVVEAAQRQEARFKDLPIRRNADMSPLELKQFCPLTPDAQKLLHAVYQQFHLSHRSHHRILKLARTIADLAAREQISAADIAEAVQFKTLEKKFS, from the coding sequence GTGTTCTTTCAAACGTATAGCGCTGGTGTTTCTGGAATTGAAGGATTTATGGTCGAAGTTCAGGCCGATTTGTCGAAAGGTTTACCCCAATATTCGCTTGTTGGCCTGCCTGATTCCGCCGTGCGAGAATCTAAAGAGCGTGTCCGAGCAGCGATTAAAAATAGTGGTTTTTCGTTTCCTTTAGGCCGCATCACAATTAACCTCGCCCCCGCTAATCTTCGCAAACAAGGTCCCTCATTCGATCTCGCCGTCGCTGTCAGTATTTTGATCGTATCTGGCCAATGGCCCAATACGTTATTGAAAAAAACAATGCTAATTGGAGAGCTGTCGCTGGATGGTCAGCTCAAACCGACCCAAGGGGTTCTACCGATGGCCCTTTCAGCTAAAGAACAAGGCTTTAAACGAGTCGTCGTTCCTCCCGAAAATGCATTTGAAGCCTCGTTGAGCGGTCTCGCCGTTTACCCTCTTTCCCATCTGAAAAAATTCCCGCTCGTTTTCCGCCACAAATCTTTTCAAACTTCTCATTCCTTTCAACCCATTGATTATCCCTATCTTTTTGAACATATTACTGGTCATTATCAGGCTAAAAGAAGTCTTGAAGTCGCCGCGGCCGGAGCCCACAACGCCCTATTGATTGGGCCACCTGGCACGGGTAAAACAATGCTGGCCACCGCTTTGCCCTCCATATTGCCGCCGTTAAGCGACGATGAATGGATCAATGTCATCAAAATTTACAGTGCAGCGGGAAAAGAAATCAATTACGATACGCCAGCTCGTCCTTTCCGCGCGCCCCATCACTTTATTACACCCGCTGGAATGATTGGCGGAGGGCAATATATTCGTCCAGGCGAATTGACGTTAGCGCATCATGGTGTCTTATTTTTAGATGAATTTTGTGAGTTTTCAAGACGTACCCTTGATCTGCTGCGCCAACCTCTCGAAGAACGACGTATCGAACTGCATCGCCATCGTTCTAACATCACACTACCCGCCTCGTTCATCTTAATTGCGAGCATGAACCCCTGTCCTTGCGGCTACTTTGGATTTGAAGACGAACTGCACCCGTGCCATTGTACACCTGCGATGGTCGCCCGTTATCAACGCAAAATTTCAGGACCGTTACTCGATCGATTCGATATTCAACTTGAAGTCGCCCGCTTAGAACCAAAAGAGTTCCTCGACACCACGCCTCAAATAACAGAAAGCTCACAAACGATTCAGCAACGCGTAGTGGAGGCTGCGCAACGGCAAGAAGCGCGCTTCAAAGATTTACCGATTCGAAGAAACGCCGATATGTCTCCGCTTGAACTGAAACAATTTTGCCCGCTTACTCCCGATGCCCAAAAATTACTCCATGCGGTCTATCAACAATTTCACCTAAGTCATCGTTCCCATCACCGTATTTTAAAACTAGCGCGCACAATCGCAGATTTAGCGGCCCGTGAACAGATTTCAGCCGCGGATATCGCCGAAGCAGTCCAATTTAAAACATTAGAAAAAAAATTTTCTTGA
- the sda gene encoding sporulation histidine kinase inhibitor Sda translates to MKLLSDDALIDAYRKSVNLGLDKDFIDLLLSEIKHRELDLQLAHP, encoded by the coding sequence ATGAAACTATTAAGTGATGATGCCTTAATCGATGCTTATCGTAAGTCAGTCAACCTCGGTTTAGATAAAGATTTTATCGACCTCCTGTTAAGTGAAATCAAGCATCGCGAACTCGATTTGCAATTAGCCCATCCGTAA
- the trmFO gene encoding FADH(2)-oxidizing methylenetetrahydrofolate--tRNA-(uracil(54)-C(5))-methyltransferase TrmFO, producing MEKVTVVGAGLAGSEAAWQIANSGVEVTLYEMRPIKQTPAHHTDQFAELVCSNSLRADSLANAVGILKEEMRHLDSVIIRSADSCSVPAGGALAVDRHEFAAAVTTAVRNHPLITVINEEIDEIPDGICIIATGPLTSPTLSQKLKEMTGEEYFYFYDAAAPIIEKETIDMDKVFRASRYDKGEAAYLNCPMTKEEFDAFYDALITAEVVPLKEFEKELYFEGCMPVEEIARRGPQTLTFGPMKPVGLTDPRTGKQPYAVVQLRQDNSAGTLFNIVGFQTHLKWGDQKRVIQMIPGLEQAEIIRYGVMHRNTFINSPRLLEPTYQYRRKQTLLFAGQMTGVEGYVESAASGLVAGLNAARLAQGQEPLIFPNETALGSLANYITTANPDNFQPMNVNFGLFPPLEKRIRNKQARYEQIANRALETIQNFVVKEDN from the coding sequence ATGGAAAAGGTTACAGTTGTCGGCGCTGGCTTGGCCGGTAGTGAGGCCGCATGGCAGATTGCTAATAGCGGAGTGGAAGTTACATTATATGAAATGAGACCGATTAAGCAGACACCCGCGCACCATACCGATCAATTTGCCGAATTAGTTTGCAGTAATTCGTTGCGGGCCGATTCATTGGCGAATGCGGTAGGTATTTTGAAGGAAGAGATGCGCCATTTGGATTCAGTTATTATTCGTTCAGCAGACTCTTGTTCTGTGCCAGCGGGCGGGGCGCTAGCTGTGGACCGTCACGAATTTGCGGCCGCGGTTACAACGGCTGTTCGCAATCACCCGCTAATCACGGTGATCAACGAGGAAATAGACGAAATTCCCGATGGGATTTGTATTATCGCGACGGGACCGCTCACCTCGCCGACTCTCTCCCAGAAATTAAAGGAGATGACAGGGGAAGAGTACTTTTATTTTTATGACGCTGCGGCCCCCATCATTGAGAAAGAAACGATTGATATGGACAAGGTGTTTAGGGCGTCACGCTATGATAAAGGTGAAGCCGCTTATTTAAACTGTCCAATGACAAAGGAAGAATTCGACGCTTTTTATGACGCGTTGATTACGGCAGAGGTTGTCCCTTTGAAAGAGTTTGAGAAGGAACTGTACTTCGAGGGGTGTATGCCAGTTGAAGAAATCGCCCGCCGCGGCCCGCAAACGTTAACATTTGGACCGATGAAACCTGTTGGACTAACGGACCCGCGAACTGGTAAACAACCTTATGCTGTCGTACAATTGCGACAAGATAATAGCGCGGGAACACTGTTTAATATCGTTGGTTTTCAAACACACCTAAAGTGGGGCGACCAGAAAAGGGTGATTCAAATGATTCCAGGTTTAGAACAAGCGGAAATTATTCGCTACGGAGTCATGCATCGGAACACTTTTATCAATAGTCCGCGCTTGTTAGAGCCTACTTACCAATACCGTCGCAAACAGACGCTCCTTTTTGCGGGGCAAATGACGGGCGTCGAAGGTTACGTGGAGTCAGCGGCCTCAGGGCTTGTCGCTGGATTGAACGCCGCGCGTCTGGCGCAAGGTCAGGAACCGCTTATCTTTCCGAATGAAACAGCTTTAGGAAGTCTTGCTAACTATATTACAACAGCTAATCCAGATAACTTTCAACCGATGAATGTAAACTTTGGTTTATTCCCCCCGTTAGAAAAACGAATCCGAAATAAGCAAGCGAGATATGAACAAATCGCGAACAGAGCGCTTGAAACAATTCAGAATTTTGTCGTAAAGGAAGACAACTAA
- the topA gene encoding type I DNA topoisomerase — MAEALVIVESPAKAKTIGKYLGKKYIVKASMGHVRDLPKSQMGVQVEEGFEPKYITIRGKGDVLKELRSAAKKVKKIYLAADPDREGEAIAWHLSHSLKMDQDEACRVVFNEITKQAVKDAFKNPRKINMDLVNAQQARRILDRLVGYNISPLLWKKVKKGLSAGRVQSVAVKMIIDRENEIKSFIPEEYWSLTAFLKASTGEVFESRFYGIEGTKTDIHSEDEVKAILEQIGDAPFVIKDIKKRERRRNPAPPFTTSSLQQEAARKLNFRASKTMMVAQQLYEGIDLGGRQGTVGLITYMRTDSTRVSQTAVDEAKAYITETYGQEFALAQGRTHAKRGNTQDAHEAVRPTSILHSPDSLKSVLSRDQLRLYRLIWERFVASQMASAIMDTMRVTIQAGEATFRANGSKVKFLGFMKVYVEGSDDGASEERDNILPTLNEGETVAVDNLDPKQHFTQPPPRYSEARLVRTLEELGIGRPSTFAPTLETIQRRGYVALDERRFIPTELGEIVIELMSEFFPEILDPTFTAKMEDELDFIEEGKADWVNVLDDFYKGFETRLEVAEKHMKEVEIEDEIADENCEKCGKHMVYKLGRFGKFLACSGFPDCRNTKAILKETGVACPKCEGMIVERKTKKRRTFYGCNQYPGCEFVSWDKPIERKCPKCASMLVEKKGKKKSVNVKCSACDYEEEAN; from the coding sequence ATGGCAGAAGCCCTAGTAATTGTAGAGTCTCCCGCAAAAGCAAAGACAATTGGGAAATATTTAGGAAAAAAATATATTGTGAAAGCGTCGATGGGACACGTGCGCGATTTGCCAAAGAGTCAAATGGGTGTTCAGGTGGAAGAAGGTTTTGAGCCTAAATACATTACGATTCGAGGTAAAGGGGATGTGCTGAAGGAACTGCGCAGCGCCGCAAAAAAAGTGAAAAAGATCTATCTCGCGGCTGACCCCGATCGCGAAGGGGAAGCAATTGCCTGGCATTTATCACACAGCTTAAAAATGGATCAAGATGAAGCCTGTCGAGTTGTGTTTAATGAAATTACGAAGCAGGCCGTTAAAGACGCCTTTAAAAATCCGCGCAAAATCAATATGGATTTAGTGAATGCTCAGCAAGCTCGTAGAATACTCGATCGGCTTGTTGGTTACAATATTAGCCCGTTATTATGGAAAAAGGTTAAAAAAGGGTTAAGCGCGGGACGTGTGCAATCTGTTGCAGTCAAAATGATTATCGATCGGGAGAATGAGATCAAAAGTTTCATCCCTGAAGAATACTGGTCGTTAACCGCCTTTTTAAAAGCGAGCACTGGTGAGGTTTTTGAATCGAGGTTTTACGGCATTGAGGGAACGAAGACAGACATTCACTCTGAAGATGAAGTCAAGGCGATACTCGAACAGATTGGCGACGCGCCATTTGTGATCAAAGACATCAAAAAGAGAGAGCGAAGAAGAAATCCAGCTCCTCCATTTACAACGAGCTCGTTGCAACAGGAAGCGGCTCGAAAACTGAATTTCCGCGCATCGAAGACGATGATGGTCGCCCAACAGTTGTATGAAGGGATTGATCTTGGCGGCAGACAGGGCACGGTTGGCTTAATCACATACATGAGAACGGACTCCACGCGCGTTAGTCAAACCGCGGTGGATGAAGCGAAAGCGTATATTACCGAAACGTATGGCCAGGAATTTGCCTTGGCCCAAGGTAGAACACATGCCAAACGGGGGAACACGCAAGATGCCCACGAGGCTGTGCGTCCGACATCTATCTTGCATTCGCCGGATTCGTTGAAAAGTGTATTAAGCCGTGATCAGTTGCGTCTGTATCGATTAATTTGGGAGCGGTTTGTCGCTAGTCAAATGGCCTCGGCGATCATGGATACGATGCGTGTGACGATTCAAGCCGGGGAGGCGACATTTAGAGCAAATGGCTCAAAAGTGAAATTTTTAGGATTTATGAAAGTGTACGTTGAAGGCAGCGATGACGGCGCCTCTGAAGAGAGGGACAACATTTTGCCGACGCTCAATGAGGGTGAAACAGTGGCTGTGGACAATCTGGATCCGAAACAGCACTTCACGCAACCGCCGCCGCGCTATTCTGAAGCCAGATTGGTTCGGACGCTTGAGGAACTGGGCATTGGTCGACCGAGCACATTCGCTCCGACACTGGAAACGATCCAGCGTAGAGGGTATGTGGCTTTGGATGAACGTCGTTTTATCCCGACGGAACTGGGTGAAATCGTGATCGAACTCATGTCCGAGTTTTTCCCTGAAATATTGGATCCGACATTTACCGCGAAAATGGAAGATGAGTTGGATTTTATTGAAGAAGGAAAAGCAGATTGGGTGAACGTGCTTGATGACTTTTACAAAGGCTTTGAAACACGTCTTGAAGTCGCCGAAAAGCATATGAAAGAAGTCGAGATTGAGGACGAAATTGCCGATGAAAACTGTGAAAAGTGCGGCAAGCATATGGTTTATAAACTGGGTCGCTTTGGGAAGTTTCTCGCTTGCTCAGGATTTCCGGATTGTAGAAATACAAAGGCGATTTTAAAAGAAACAGGGGTTGCTTGTCCAAAGTGCGAAGGCATGATCGTTGAGCGAAAGACGAAGAAACGACGCACTTTCTACGGATGCAATCAATATCCGGGATGTGAATTTGTCTCTTGGGATAAACCAATCGAGCGAAAATGCCCGAAATGCGCGTCAATGCTCGTTGAGAAGAAAGGTAAGAAAAAGTCGGTCAACGTAAAGTGTTCGGCTTGTGACTATGAGGAAGAAGCGAATTAA
- the sucD gene encoding succinate--CoA ligase subunit alpha, producing the protein MAILIDRDTKIITQGITGATGLFHAKGCLEYGAKMVGGTSPRKGGTIIDGFPVWNTVGEAVVATGATASVVYVAPPFAADAIMEAVDAELELVVCITEGIPAHDMVKVKKYMEGKRTRLIGPNCPGVITPGQSKIGIMPGYIHAPGKVGIVSRSGTLTYEAVHQLTTRGIGQSTAVGIGGDPVHGMNFIDVLRLFNDDPDTKAVIMIGEIGGMAEEEAAEWVKENMTKPVVGFIGGQTAPPGKRMGHAGAIISGGKGTAGEKMRALEANGIPVAKNPAVIGQTLIDMLREKGLLDICRTIE; encoded by the coding sequence ATGGCGATTTTAATTGATCGAGATACAAAAATTATAACGCAAGGGATTACGGGCGCGACAGGGCTGTTTCATGCAAAAGGTTGTTTAGAATATGGGGCGAAAATGGTCGGAGGCACGAGTCCGCGCAAAGGCGGTACAATCATCGATGGTTTTCCTGTTTGGAATACGGTTGGGGAAGCGGTCGTTGCGACAGGGGCCACTGCTTCCGTTGTATATGTCGCTCCTCCGTTTGCCGCAGATGCGATCATGGAAGCAGTGGACGCGGAACTGGAGCTGGTTGTCTGCATCACCGAAGGGATTCCTGCCCACGATATGGTCAAAGTAAAGAAATATATGGAAGGGAAGCGTACGCGGTTGATTGGGCCGAATTGCCCAGGCGTGATTACGCCTGGGCAATCGAAAATTGGAATCATGCCCGGGTACATTCACGCCCCAGGCAAAGTTGGCATCGTTTCACGCAGTGGAACATTGACCTATGAAGCGGTGCACCAGCTGACGACACGCGGGATCGGTCAATCTACAGCGGTTGGGATCGGCGGCGACCCTGTGCATGGCATGAATTTTATCGATGTGTTGCGTCTTTTTAATGATGATCCGGATACAAAAGCGGTGATCATGATTGGGGAAATTGGCGGTATGGCAGAGGAAGAAGCGGCAGAATGGGTCAAGGAAAATATGACCAAGCCCGTTGTTGGCTTTATCGGCGGCCAGACGGCGCCGCCTGGCAAACGGATGGGTCACGCGGGAGCGATTATTTCAGGCGGAAAAGGAACAGCAGGGGAAAAAATGCGGGCGCTGGAAGCGAACGGGATTCCAGTCGCAAAAAATCCGGCTGTCATTGGGCAAACGTTAATTGATATGTTGCGGGAAAAAGGATTGCTTGATATTTGTCGAACAATTGAGTAG
- a CDS encoding ribonuclease HII: protein MNSIHTMTIKEIKEFIDNQQLEQQTEQALATDSRVGVRRLLEQYQRRRRRERQLQEQWEQMRIHELELKQRGYAYIAGMDEVGRGPLAGPVVAAAVILPDNFYLIGLNDSKQLAPQVRENFYDVIVEQAIAYTVCFADAQTIDQMNIHQATQQTMRDCIAQLEPRPEICLVDGRPVSQLGVEQRPIVGGDSKSISISAASIIAKVTRDRWMIQAHETYPVYGFAQNMGYGTAEHLNALEKYGPCPLHRKTFGVVKEYA from the coding sequence ATGAACTCGATACATACGATGACGATCAAGGAAATAAAAGAATTTATCGATAATCAGCAGCTCGAGCAGCAAACAGAACAAGCATTGGCTACCGATTCGCGCGTTGGTGTTCGACGTTTATTAGAACAATATCAGAGACGCAGGCGGCGGGAGCGGCAACTCCAGGAACAATGGGAGCAAATGCGCATTCATGAATTGGAGCTTAAGCAACGAGGATACGCATATATCGCGGGGATGGATGAGGTCGGTCGTGGGCCATTGGCGGGCCCCGTTGTCGCCGCGGCGGTGATCCTACCCGATAATTTTTATTTGATAGGATTGAATGACTCGAAGCAGCTTGCTCCGCAAGTAAGAGAAAATTTTTATGATGTGATTGTGGAACAGGCGATTGCCTATACGGTTTGCTTCGCTGATGCCCAGACGATCGATCAAATGAATATTCATCAAGCCACGCAACAAACGATGAGAGACTGTATCGCGCAATTAGAACCTCGTCCAGAGATCTGTCTTGTTGATGGTCGTCCTGTCAGCCAGCTTGGCGTTGAACAGCGACCGATTGTTGGTGGAGATAGCAAAAGTATTTCCATTTCCGCCGCTTCAATCATTGCCAAGGTGACGAGAGACCGCTGGATGATCCAAGCGCACGAAACATATCCCGTATATGGATTTGCTCAAAACATGGGTTATGGTACTGCAGAGCATCTGAATGCCTTAGAAAAGTACGGCCCATGTCCGTTGCACCGTAAAACGTTCGGCGTTGTGAAGGAGTATGCGTAA
- the sucC gene encoding ADP-forming succinate--CoA ligase subunit beta codes for MNIHEYQAKALLHEYGVATPRGKAAFTVEEAVEVARMLDVEKYVVKAQIHAGGRGKGGGIKIADNLDQVREYAAQLLGKKLITPQTDPQGKQVNRLLIEEGCQIQKEYYLGLVIDRGSGRVTMMASEEGGMDIEEVAARAPEKILKEIIDPTVGLLPFQARRLAYKLNIPLPSIQQAAAAMTRLYELFIDKDCLIAEINPLVLTRQGDIIALDVKLNIDDNALFRQREIVALRDLDEEDPKEIEASQFDLNYIALDGNIGCMVNGAGLAMATMDIIQFYGGQPANFLDVGGGASAERVTEAFKLILSDPKVKGIFVNIFGGIMQCDVIATGIVNAVEQTKLNRPLVVRLEGTNVELGKRILGESGLNIVAADSMADGAKQIVSLVN; via the coding sequence ATGAATATCCATGAATATCAAGCAAAAGCGCTGCTTCATGAATATGGTGTGGCGACGCCGCGGGGAAAAGCGGCTTTTACGGTTGAAGAGGCAGTGGAAGTGGCCCGAATGTTGGACGTTGAAAAATATGTCGTAAAAGCTCAAATACATGCGGGGGGGCGTGGGAAGGGAGGCGGCATCAAAATCGCTGACAATCTAGATCAGGTTCGGGAATACGCCGCGCAATTGTTAGGAAAAAAGTTGATAACCCCCCAAACGGATCCGCAAGGGAAGCAAGTGAATCGGCTGCTTATTGAAGAGGGCTGTCAGATTCAAAAGGAATACTACCTCGGATTAGTGATTGACCGCGGCTCAGGCCGAGTGACGATGATGGCCTCTGAGGAAGGCGGGATGGACATAGAAGAAGTAGCGGCTCGGGCGCCAGAAAAAATTTTAAAAGAAATAATTGACCCAACCGTCGGGTTACTGCCATTTCAAGCGCGTAGACTTGCCTACAAGTTAAACATTCCGTTGCCGTCGATTCAACAAGCGGCCGCTGCGATGACTCGTTTATATGAGCTCTTTATCGATAAAGATTGTTTAATCGCGGAAATTAATCCGCTCGTTCTTACGCGGCAGGGAGACATCATTGCCTTGGATGTCAAACTGAATATAGACGATAACGCCCTTTTTCGACAACGGGAGATCGTCGCATTGCGTGATTTAGATGAAGAAGATCCGAAAGAGATTGAAGCGTCGCAATTTGATTTGAATTATATTGCTTTGGACGGAAATATCGGCTGTATGGTCAACGGAGCGGGCTTGGCGATGGCAACAATGGATATCATTCAATTTTATGGCGGACAACCGGCTAACTTTCTTGATGTTGGCGGCGGGGCGAGCGCGGAGCGGGTGACAGAGGCGTTTAAATTGATACTGTCGGACCCAAAGGTCAAGGGGATTTTTGTCAATATTTTTGGAGGAATTATGCAGTGCGATGTGATCGCGACAGGAATCGTTAATGCTGTCGAACAAACCAAACTCAACCGACCGCTGGTCGTTCGTTTAGAAGGAACAAATGTCGAACTCGGTAAGCGGATTTTAGGAGAATCAGGTTTAAACATTGTCGCGGCGGATTCGATGGCGGACGGAGCGAAGCAAATCGTATCGTTAGTAAACTGA